A genomic segment from Tuwongella immobilis encodes:
- a CDS encoding polymorphic toxin-type HINT domain-containing protein: protein MARTPLLMADGTSKPIKQFIPGDAILRRDETDLNDPITVQVVEAVFEPSAIIFELRVAGQLIEPTAEHPFWVVDRGWTPVWDLTIGDCLTTMNGETVSVEGVHETDRRETVYNLRVAEFHTDAVGCDEWGFSVWAHHVNCVTIPTPTQPGQYALATKGPDGALTSVYKPGTQSEGIAHASSDAAKVAVESGGGMVTNLDAKKLQGAQANLVGDLRKAGATEHIGGHEVVNQ, encoded by the coding sequence GTGGCACGAACACCGCTGCTCATGGCCGACGGCACCAGCAAACCGATCAAACAATTCATCCCAGGAGATGCGATTCTCCGCCGAGACGAAACCGACCTCAACGACCCTATCACCGTGCAAGTTGTAGAAGCAGTATTCGAACCCTCGGCCATTATCTTCGAACTTCGCGTGGCCGGTCAACTGATTGAGCCGACAGCCGAGCATCCGTTCTGGGTCGTTGACCGAGGCTGGACGCCGGTCTGGGATCTGACGATCGGTGATTGTCTGACGACAATGAACGGAGAGACAGTTTCGGTGGAAGGTGTCCACGAAACCGATCGGCGGGAAACGGTCTACAATCTGAGGGTTGCGGAGTTCCACACCGACGCAGTCGGCTGCGACGAGTGGGGCTTCTCCGTCTGGGCGCATCATGTGAACTGCGTTACCATTCCAACCCCGACACAACCTGGGCAATATGCGTTAGCCACGAAGGGGCCAGACGGAGCATTAACATCCGTTTACAAGCCTGGCACTCAATCTGAGGGAATCGCTCACGCAAGTTCCGACGCTGCAAAAGTTGCAGTTGAAAGTGGCGGTGGAATGGTCACCAACTTGGATGCAAAAAAATTACAAGGAGCACAAGCCAACCTTGTAGGGGACTTGCGAAAAGCAGGAGCAACAGAGCACATCGGGGGACACGAAGTCGTGAACCAGTAG
- a CDS encoding polymorphic toxin-type HINT domain-containing protein, producing MGSGQLFEPAAEHPFWVVGRGWTPVWELSIGDCLTTITGETVSVEGVHETNRRETVDNLRVSDFHTDFVGCDEWGFSVWAHNLCYQDWLTKHKLTHTSELEALFKSAETRTLTAESEKLLHQLISMKSTRVRGQAWKDLETVALENLPAGRALTENDLPLLKRYLSLPEGADGGRWGSLEVRKLNHAIAQQRENQGWKVTGGAGRASEEFIDVPKGIAYPDITLTKDGKTLRIQTATTENGKLEASEVVKANKIRAAFPNDERIIISKDTGLPVKFP from the coding sequence GTGGGATCAGGTCAACTCTTTGAGCCGGCAGCCGAGCATCCGTTCTGGGTCGTTGGCCGTGGCTGGACACCAGTCTGGGAACTGTCGATCGGCGATTGTCTGACGACAATCACTGGCGAAACGGTATCCGTCGAGGGCGTTCACGAAACCAATCGAAGGGAGACGGTCGATAATCTGCGTGTCAGCGACTTCCACACCGACTTCGTCGGCTGCGACGAGTGGGGCTTCAGCGTCTGGGCGCATAACCTGTGCTATCAGGACTGGCTGACGAAGCATAAGTTGACGCATACCTCGGAGCTTGAAGCACTTTTCAAGAGTGCTGAAACCCGGACGCTAACTGCCGAGAGCGAGAAGCTTCTGCATCAACTCATCAGCATGAAGAGTACCAGAGTCAGGGGGCAGGCGTGGAAAGACCTTGAGACGGTCGCTCTGGAGAATCTCCCAGCCGGTCGTGCCTTGACCGAGAATGATCTCCCACTGCTGAAGCGCTATTTGAGCTTACCGGAGGGCGCAGATGGAGGGCGATGGGGAAGTTTAGAGGTTCGGAAGCTCAATCACGCAATTGCGCAGCAAAGAGAGAATCAGGGGTGGAAGGTTACAGGCGGTGCTGGTCGGGCATCGGAGGAATTCATTGATGTTCCAAAGGGAATTGCCTATCCGGACATCACGTTGACAAAGGATGGCAAGACACTCCGCATCCAAACTGCCACAACGGAAAATGGCAAGCTCGAAGCGTCGGAAGTCGTGAAGGCAAATAAAATCAGGGCGGCTTTCCCTAACGATGAGCGAATAATCATCTCTAAGGACACCGGATTGCCGGTGAAATTCCCATGA
- a CDS encoding polymorphic toxin-type HINT domain-containing protein, producing MDLGQCQRAIEQFVPGDAILSRDEHDLNGPIEVQIVEAVFERSAIIFELRVAGQLIETTAEHPFWVVGRSWTPVWELTIGDSLTTITGETVSVEGVHETNRRETVYNLRVSDFHTDAVGCDDWGFSVWAHHAEYEVVHVGGGWHKIKNTTTAI from the coding sequence ATGGACCTGGGCCAATGCCAACGGGCGATCGAGCAGTTCGTCCCAGGGGATGCGATTCTCAGCCGAGACGAACACGACCTCAACGGCCCAATCGAAGTCCAGATTGTGGAAGCAGTGTTCGAACGCTCGGCCATCATCTTCGAACTTCGCGTGGCCGGTCAACTGATTGAGACCACCGCCGAGCATCCGTTCTGGGTCGTTGGCCGTAGCTGGACGCCGGTCTGGGAACTGACGATCGGCGATTCGCTGACGACAATCACTGGTGAAACGGTATCCGTCGAGGGCGTTCATGAAACCAATCGAAGGGAGACGGTCTACAATCTGCGTGTCAGCGACTTCCACACCGACGCAGTCGGCTGCGACGACTGGGGCTTCTCCGTCTGGGCGCATCATGCGGAGTACGAAGTTGTCCATGTGGGTGGCGGGTGGCATAAGATCAAAAACACAACAACGGCAATTTAA
- a CDS encoding polymorphic toxin-type HINT domain-containing protein: MSDRLIEPAAEHPFWVVGRGWTPVWELSIGDCLTTITGETVSVEGVHETNRRETVYNLRVSDFHTYFVGCDKWGFSVWAHNAEYVIIKDTATGRFHLYEKLPEGGFQKVVPAVGEAPSFPTKAAAEIHVANQAHPVFRNLPPNSMSSAEAEAVLAIAKKYNTTIDVVGSRAAGNGRRIETNLPRGMMLLASRPLGVTSTSRSTALTLMRQKLRVSLRRLEGALEQPRLSASEVTSR, encoded by the coding sequence ATGTCCGATCGTTTGATCGAGCCGGCAGCCGAGCATCCGTTCTGGGTCGTTGGCCGTGGCTGGACGCCGGTCTGGGAATTGTCGATCGGCGATTGTCTGACGACAATCACTGGCGAAACGGTATCCGTCGAGGGCGTTCACGAAACCAATCGTCGGGAAACGGTCTATAATCTGCGTGTCAGCGACTTCCACACCTACTTCGTCGGCTGCGACAAGTGGGGCTTCTCCGTCTGGGCGCACAATGCGGAGTACGTCATCATCAAAGACACGGCGACTGGCCGCTTCCATCTTTATGAGAAGCTTCCAGAAGGTGGTTTCCAGAAGGTGGTCCCAGCAGTCGGCGAGGCTCCATCGTTCCCGACGAAAGCGGCGGCGGAGATTCATGTTGCGAATCAGGCCCATCCTGTTTTCAGGAACCTGCCGCCCAACTCGATGTCCTCTGCCGAAGCAGAAGCTGTGCTGGCTATCGCCAAGAAGTACAACACCACTATTGACGTGGTTGGAAGCCGTGCCGCAGGAAACGGGCGGCGGATCGAAACCAACTTGCCTCGGGGCATGATGCTCCTTGCAAGCCGCCCACTCGGAGTGACATCGACTTCAAGATCGACGGCACTCACCCTGATGCGGCAAAAATTGCGAGTGAGCTTAAGGCGGTTGGAGGGGGCGCTGGAACAGCCACGCCTCTCGGCTTCGGAAGTTACAAGCCGGTGA